The proteins below come from a single Erysipelothrix piscisicarius genomic window:
- a CDS encoding RpiB/LacA/LacB family sugar-phosphate isomerase has protein sequence MKIALINENSQAAKNGIILASLTQEAEKAGHTVVNYGMYNGEQEHQLTYVKNGLLASILLTTKAVDFVVTGCGTGQGAMLACNSFPNVLCGHVTNPLDAYLFGQVNDGNCIAMPFAQGFGWGGELNLNYTFEKLFSESFGGGYPKDRVIPEQRNKKILDGVKEVTHQPLIKILKEIDQDFLKETIDYPEFKELFFESCQDAEIAEYLKSVLAA, from the coding sequence ATGAAAATCGCATTAATTAACGAAAACTCACAAGCTGCTAAAAACGGAATTATCTTAGCATCACTAACACAAGAGGCTGAAAAAGCTGGACACACAGTTGTAAACTACGGTATGTACAACGGTGAACAAGAACACCAATTAACATATGTTAAAAACGGTCTTCTTGCTTCAATCTTATTAACAACAAAAGCAGTTGACTTTGTTGTTACAGGATGTGGAACAGGTCAAGGCGCTATGTTAGCATGTAACTCATTCCCAAATGTACTTTGTGGACACGTTACAAACCCATTAGACGCTTACCTATTCGGTCAAGTAAACGATGGTAACTGTATTGCAATGCCATTTGCACAAGGATTCGGTTGGGGTGGAGAATTAAACCTTAACTACACATTCGAAAAATTATTCTCAGAATCATTTGGTGGTGGATATCCTAAAGATCGCGTTATCCCTGAACAACGCAACAAAAAAATCTTAGATGGTGTTAAAGAAGTTACACACCAACCATTAATTAAAATCCTTAAAGAAATCGATCAAGACTTCTTAAAAGAAACAATTGACTATCCTGAATTCAAAGAATTATTCTTTGAAAGCTGTCAAGATGCAGAAATTGCTGAATACCTTAAATCAGTATTAGCTGCTTAG
- a CDS encoding sugar kinase: MKKVITFGEIMLRLAPEGYLRFSQADRYQATYGGGEANVAVSLSNFGVDAAFVTKLPTHAIGQNAVNDLRRYGVDTSKITRGGDRVGIYFLEKGASQRASQVVYDRAHSAIAEATPEDFDWDAIFEGYDWFHTTGITPALGENVAEITLQAAKAAKKHGLTVSWDLNFRKKLWSNEQANKTMGELMEYVDVVIANEEDSHDVFGISASNTDITTGEINHDGYIDVAKQLHERFNFKAVAITLRKSISASDNNWSTMLYTGDQAYFSKKYNVRIVDRVGGGDSLGAGLIYSMLNDYAPQDAIEFATAASCLKHSVEGDYNRVTVQEVETLAKGDGSGRVQR, encoded by the coding sequence ATGAAAAAAGTAATTACATTTGGAGAAATTATGCTTCGTCTTGCTCCAGAAGGTTACCTCCGTTTCTCGCAAGCTGATCGATATCAAGCGACTTACGGTGGTGGCGAAGCAAACGTTGCCGTTTCACTTTCAAACTTTGGAGTGGACGCAGCATTTGTAACAAAATTACCAACACATGCAATTGGACAAAACGCTGTTAACGATTTACGTCGTTACGGTGTCGATACAAGCAAGATTACACGCGGTGGCGATCGTGTTGGTATCTACTTCTTGGAAAAAGGTGCTTCACAACGTGCAAGTCAAGTTGTTTATGACCGTGCACATTCCGCAATCGCTGAAGCAACACCAGAAGATTTTGATTGGGATGCAATTTTTGAAGGATACGACTGGTTCCATACAACAGGAATCACACCTGCTTTAGGTGAAAACGTAGCCGAGATTACACTACAAGCTGCAAAAGCAGCTAAAAAACACGGTTTAACTGTAAGTTGGGATCTTAACTTCCGTAAGAAGTTATGGAGTAATGAACAAGCAAATAAAACAATGGGTGAATTAATGGAGTATGTTGATGTTGTCATCGCTAACGAAGAAGATTCACACGATGTATTTGGAATTTCAGCTTCAAACACAGATATCACAACAGGTGAAATCAACCATGATGGTTATATTGATGTTGCAAAACAACTTCACGAGCGCTTTAACTTTAAAGCAGTTGCAATCACATTACGTAAAAGCATCTCAGCAAGTGATAACAATTGGTCAACAATGCTTTATACAGGCGATCAAGCTTATTTCTCAAAGAAATATAACGTTCGTATTGTAGACCGCGTTGGTGGTGGCGATTCATTGGGTGCTGGATTAATTTACTCCATGCTCAATGATTATGCACCTCAAGATGCAATTGAGTTTGCTACAGCAGCGAGCTGTCTAAAACACTCTGTAGAGGGTGATTACAACCGTGTTACTGTTCAGGAAGTGGAAACACTTGCTAAAGGTGACGGTTCAGGCCGTGTACAACGATAG
- a CDS encoding bifunctional 4-hydroxy-2-oxoglutarate aldolase/2-dehydro-3-deoxy-phosphogluconate aldolase, protein MSEVLNRVEKIGIVPVVKITEIEDALPMAQALYNGGIDCMEITFRSEFAFPGIEIIAKELPDMLIGAGTVSSVSQAETAIKAGAQFIVTPGFNHDVVKWCVENDVLVLPGISTASELETAISYGLTNVKFFPAESSGGAKKIKDLSAPYADITFMPTGGINAKNMHDYLALPCINAIGGSFMLPADAIAAKDWDTVERLSREAVDALLSYELIHIGFNNNTSEEAKENAEVLCNLFGFKYYGKPKSHFAGRGFEFLNSVGRGEHGHFGIYTPSPERALYQLEKKGIHVVEDTITRNKKTNKINFAYLDKEIAGFAIHLINPDVKM, encoded by the coding sequence ATGAGTGAAGTTTTAAATAGAGTTGAAAAAATCGGTATCGTTCCCGTAGTTAAAATAACTGAAATCGAAGATGCGTTGCCAATGGCACAAGCACTTTATAACGGTGGCATCGATTGTATGGAAATCACATTCCGAAGTGAATTTGCGTTCCCCGGAATCGAAATCATCGCTAAAGAATTACCAGATATGTTAATTGGAGCGGGTACCGTCTCATCAGTTTCCCAAGCCGAAACTGCAATCAAGGCTGGGGCACAGTTCATTGTAACACCTGGATTTAATCATGACGTTGTGAAATGGTGTGTTGAAAATGATGTTCTTGTATTACCTGGAATTTCTACAGCATCAGAACTTGAAACAGCAATCTCTTATGGATTGACAAACGTTAAGTTCTTCCCTGCAGAATCAAGTGGTGGTGCTAAGAAGATCAAAGACCTCAGTGCACCGTATGCTGACATTACATTTATGCCAACAGGCGGAATTAATGCTAAGAACATGCATGATTACTTAGCTTTACCTTGCATTAATGCTATTGGTGGTAGCTTCATGTTGCCTGCTGATGCGATTGCAGCTAAAGATTGGGATACTGTTGAACGCCTAAGCCGTGAGGCAGTGGATGCATTGTTATCATATGAATTAATTCATATTGGTTTCAATAACAACACTAGTGAAGAAGCCAAAGAAAATGCTGAAGTATTATGTAATTTGTTTGGATTTAAGTATTATGGAAAACCTAAGAGTCATTTCGCAGGTCGCGGTTTTGAATTCCTAAACTCAGTTGGACGTGGTGAACACGGACACTTTGGAATTTACACACCTTCCCCAGAACGTGCTCTTTATCAATTAGAGAAAAAAGGCATCCATGTTGTAGAAGATACAATTACTCGCAATAAGAAAACAAACAAAATCAACTTTGCATACTTAGATAAAGAAATCGCAGGATTTGCCATTCATTTGATTAATCCTGACGTAAAGATGTAG
- a CDS encoding PTS sugar transporter subunit IIB, with translation MEKHIKQVTIEPIRDIDIFKNATLLTKEEVKQAIEDTIKKIDLNMEHIGERFPWSATKDLKYPIIDNIEWTDGFWTGLLWLAYEYTGDEKYRELADKNVDSFHHRVVNDIEIDHHDLGFLYSLSCVASYKLTGSEKAKEAAVLAADKLLTRWQEKGEFIQAWGEYNNPEHYRFIIDCLLNIPLLYWATEVTGDDKYADIAERHFYTSCQYVIRDDASAFHTFYMDPETGGPVRRATRQGYNDESSWARGQAWGVYGIPLNYRYTHEDEVFPLHEGMTNYCLNRLPKDFVCYWDLIFTDDDNQSRDSSAAAIAVCGMLEMIKYMKNDELKTVYEGASHTILRSLIDNYTKTTHEPGNPVLYHGVYSWHSGKGVDEGNIWGDYYYLEALMRLYKDWELYWEERGKIMSTPNIVMTRIDERLVHGQGQLWIKSLGVNTVIVANDEAAQDVMAQTLMKTVIPKSVAMRFFPVDKVIEVIHKASPQQSIFLIVKDTKDALRLVEGGVPISEINIGNIHNCEGKEKVTRSIFLGEDDKDCLRKMVAKDIAFNTQTTPNGGDGAAPVDIRKYI, from the coding sequence ATGGAAAAGCATATTAAGCAAGTGACCATTGAGCCAATCCGCGATATTGATATTTTCAAGAATGCAACACTGCTTACAAAAGAAGAAGTGAAGCAAGCAATTGAAGATACCATTAAAAAGATTGATCTCAATATGGAGCACATTGGTGAGCGCTTCCCATGGTCAGCAACAAAAGATCTGAAATATCCGATCATCGATAATATCGAATGGACAGACGGATTTTGGACCGGTCTATTGTGGTTGGCGTATGAATACACAGGTGATGAGAAGTATCGTGAGCTCGCAGATAAAAATGTTGATTCTTTCCACCATCGTGTTGTAAATGATATTGAAATTGATCACCATGATCTTGGATTCCTATATTCATTATCATGTGTGGCAAGTTACAAACTAACAGGTTCTGAAAAAGCGAAAGAAGCTGCTGTTTTAGCGGCTGATAAGCTCCTTACCCGTTGGCAAGAAAAGGGAGAATTTATACAAGCCTGGGGCGAGTATAACAATCCTGAGCATTACCGTTTCATTATTGATTGCTTATTGAACATCCCACTATTATATTGGGCAACAGAAGTTACGGGTGATGACAAATATGCGGATATTGCAGAGCGTCATTTCTACACAAGCTGTCAATACGTAATTCGTGATGATGCAAGTGCATTCCACACATTCTACATGGATCCTGAAACAGGTGGTCCAGTACGTCGAGCAACACGTCAAGGTTATAATGATGAATCATCCTGGGCACGAGGCCAAGCTTGGGGTGTATATGGTATTCCATTAAACTATCGTTATACACATGAAGACGAAGTGTTCCCACTGCATGAAGGAATGACAAATTATTGCTTAAACCGTTTACCAAAAGATTTCGTATGTTATTGGGATCTCATCTTTACAGATGATGATAACCAATCACGCGATTCAAGTGCTGCAGCGATTGCAGTATGTGGTATGCTAGAAATGATCAAATATATGAAAAATGATGAACTTAAAACTGTGTATGAGGGAGCATCACACACAATCTTAAGATCGTTGATCGACAACTATACAAAAACAACACATGAACCAGGAAATCCAGTGCTTTATCACGGTGTCTATTCATGGCACAGTGGAAAAGGTGTGGATGAAGGAAACATCTGGGGCGACTACTATTATCTAGAAGCTCTAATGCGTCTTTATAAAGACTGGGAATTGTATTGGGAAGAAAGAGGTAAAATTATGAGTACTCCAAATATTGTAATGACACGTATCGATGAACGTCTCGTTCACGGTCAAGGTCAGCTTTGGATTAAATCACTTGGCGTTAACACCGTTATCGTGGCAAATGATGAAGCTGCACAAGATGTCATGGCTCAGACACTCATGAAAACTGTAATTCCAAAATCAGTTGCAATGCGTTTCTTCCCCGTTGACAAAGTTATCGAAGTTATTCATAAAGCGTCTCCACAACAATCCATTTTCTTGATTGTGAAAGATACAAAAGATGCTTTACGTTTAGTTGAAGGTGGTGTTCCAATTTCAGAGATCAATATTGGAAACATTCACAATTGTGAAGGCAAAGAAAAAGTTACACGTTCAATCTTCTTAGGTGAAGATGATAAAGACTGCCTAAGAAAAATGGTAGCAAAAGATATTGCTTTCAACACTCAAACAACACCTAATGGTGGAGACGGTGCAGCACCAGTTGACATCCGTAAATATATTTAA
- a CDS encoding PTS mannose/fructose/sorbose/N-acetylgalactosamine transporter subunit IIC translates to MNITLFQAILIGLWTAFCYAGMLWGIYSNRALFLAFGVGLILNGSHPGALQTALQVGAISELAFMGFGVGAGGTVPPNPIGPGIIGTLMAITNPSITPESALALSIPFAVAIQFLQTFVYTIRAGAPESAAKALENKDFKKFRMTTNFTVLLFAIVGFLLGFLGAYSMELLTQLVGLIPEWLLKGLNVAGGMLPAIGFAMILSVMVKKELIPFVILGYVCAAYFQLPVIGSALVGAIFAVKQYNDSQNTVNVSGTEVEAGNDDWI, encoded by the coding sequence ATGAATATTACATTATTTCAAGCGATACTAATCGGTCTATGGACTGCATTCTGTTACGCAGGTATGTTATGGGGTATCTACTCAAACCGTGCTTTATTCTTAGCATTTGGTGTTGGGTTAATCTTAAACGGAAGTCACCCAGGTGCACTTCAAACAGCTTTACAAGTTGGTGCTATTTCTGAATTAGCATTTATGGGATTCGGTGTTGGAGCCGGAGGAACTGTTCCACCTAACCCAATCGGTCCTGGTATCATCGGTACATTGATGGCGATTACAAACCCTTCAATTACACCTGAAAGTGCATTAGCATTGTCAATTCCATTTGCTGTTGCAATTCAATTCTTACAAACATTTGTTTACACAATCCGTGCTGGTGCTCCTGAGAGTGCTGCAAAAGCATTAGAAAACAAAGATTTCAAGAAATTCCGTATGACTACAAACTTTACAGTATTACTATTTGCTATCGTAGGTTTCCTATTAGGATTCTTAGGTGCTTACAGTATGGAACTTCTAACACAACTTGTTGGATTAATTCCAGAATGGTTATTAAAAGGCTTAAACGTTGCTGGTGGTATGTTACCTGCAATTGGATTCGCAATGATCTTATCTGTAATGGTTAAGAAAGAATTAATTCCTTTCGTAATCTTAGGTTACGTATGTGCAGCTTACTTCCAATTACCAGTTATCGGTAGTGCTCTAGTAGGTGCTATCTTTGCAGTAAAACAATACAATGATTCACAAAACACAGTAAATGTATCAGGAACAGAAGTGGAGGCAGGTAACGATGACTGGATCTAA
- a CDS encoding PTS system mannose/fructose/sorbose family transporter subunit IID has protein sequence MTGSNKLTKKDYFKTTARSYFLQNGFNYSNYQGLGYALVLYPALRKVHRNDDDFAAALGANCEFYNTNPQLLPFITSLHLVMADSGRPIKMALMGPLAGIGDSLSQFAIAPLFSTIFASLAMDGVSIAPLLFLITINAVLFGIRYGLGVYGYKVGTSIIDKLSEKMEQISTAANIVGVTVISGLAATFVKMKVDISFAAGEIQEGVKQSTVNIQGLLDKVAPALLPMLYTGLMYYLIKKKGWNTYKLVILTVILGVALSFFGILA, from the coding sequence ATGACTGGATCTAATAAATTAACAAAAAAAGATTATTTTAAAACAACAGCACGTTCATACTTTTTACAAAACGGATTTAACTACAGTAACTACCAAGGTCTTGGTTATGCTTTAGTTCTTTATCCAGCATTAAGAAAAGTACATAGAAACGATGATGATTTCGCAGCAGCACTTGGTGCAAACTGTGAATTCTATAACACAAACCCTCAATTACTTCCTTTCATTACTTCATTACACTTAGTAATGGCTGACTCAGGACGTCCAATCAAGATGGCTTTAATGGGTCCTCTTGCTGGTATCGGTGATTCCTTATCACAATTTGCGATTGCACCACTTTTCTCAACAATCTTTGCATCACTTGCAATGGATGGTGTTTCAATTGCTCCGCTTCTATTCTTAATCACTATTAACGCTGTATTATTCGGTATTCGTTACGGACTGGGTGTTTATGGTTATAAAGTTGGTACAAGCATTATTGATAAATTAAGTGAAAAGATGGAACAAATCTCAACAGCAGCAAACATTGTTGGTGTTACAGTTATTTCAGGTCTTGCAGCTACATTTGTTAAGATGAAAGTTGATATTTCATTCGCAGCTGGAGAAATCCAAGAAGGTGTTAAACAATCAACCGTTAACATCCAAGGTCTTTTAGACAAAGTTGCTCCTGCATTGTTACCAATGCTTTATACAGGTTTAATGTACTACCTAATTAAGAAAAAAGGTTGGAATACATACAAACTTGTTATTCTTACAGTAATACTTGGTGTTGCCTTAAGCTTCTTCGGAATCTTAGCTTAG